The proteins below come from a single Chryseobacterium sp. MA9 genomic window:
- a CDS encoding GLPGLI family protein translates to MKKLGIIALALFIQNVSAQTNRFVYQVTMKPDAENKTDIKTENAYLDISPEKSVFYSENRIKRDSIMQKAFQGGGGRGSINRDQMEGLRTNINYSVEKDKTNQKTYFKDRIGRDIYSYEEDRPLNWKIESETRKIGEYKVQKAETDFGGRKWTAWFTTDLPYQDGPYKFGGLPGLIVKVEDDKGDYSFDLMKNYKIAELPTLNQFGNTLKVKRADYLKQQQKFKTDPMSFMNQSGGQGGFSTTVRAGGGGRGPGGGGGNQNPADMRKRMEERVKEEAKKNSNPIELQ, encoded by the coding sequence ATGAAAAAATTAGGTATTATCGCATTGGCACTCTTCATACAGAATGTTTCTGCACAGACAAATAGGTTTGTGTATCAGGTGACTATGAAGCCGGATGCGGAAAATAAAACGGACATCAAGACAGAAAATGCTTATCTGGATATTTCCCCTGAGAAATCTGTATTTTACTCGGAAAACAGGATCAAAAGAGACTCTATCATGCAAAAGGCATTTCAGGGTGGAGGAGGAAGAGGAAGTATCAACAGAGACCAGATGGAAGGATTGAGAACTAATATCAACTATTCCGTTGAAAAAGATAAAACAAACCAAAAGACGTATTTTAAAGACAGAATTGGCCGGGATATCTACTCATATGAAGAAGACAGACCTCTGAACTGGAAAATTGAATCAGAAACAAGAAAAATAGGTGAATACAAAGTTCAGAAAGCTGAAACTGATTTTGGTGGAAGAAAATGGACTGCCTGGTTTACAACAGATCTTCCTTATCAGGATGGCCCATATAAATTCGGAGGACTTCCGGGGCTAATTGTAAAAGTGGAAGACGATAAAGGAGATTATTCTTTTGATTTAATGAAAAACTATAAGATTGCTGAGCTTCCAACTTTGAATCAGTTTGGAAATACATTAAAAGTGAAAAGAGCAGATTATTTAAAGCAACAGCAAAAATTCAAAACAGACCCAATGTCATTCATGAACCAAAGTGGTGGACAAGGTGGTTTTTCAACTACTGTGAGAGCTGGAGGAGGAGGAAGAGGCCCTGGAGGCGGCGGTGGAAATCAGAATCCTGCCGATATGAGGAAAAGAATGGAAGAAAGAGTGAAAGAAGAAGCCAAGAAAAATTCTAATCCTATAGAATTGCAATAA
- a CDS encoding neutral zinc metallopeptidase, which translates to MKWTDDRGGNVDDRRGSGGGSGGMIVGGGLGTLIIAAIVFFLGGDPSGILNSGSMQSSGNPGEQRELTAGEKQIGEMVKMMDAWNSQTWNQIFTENGMTYTDPGIVLFENTTSSACGTAQSAMGPFYCPADQKVYMDMSFFGELQQKFGAKVTEFTVAYVLAHEVGHHVQTLLGTTQKVDALRRSGRYSEEQMNRVSVATELQADFYAGVWAKRTNDSKHILEPGDIESAIDAAEAVGDDNIQKRGQGYVNQESFTHGSSAQRKEWFMKGYNTGDIRQGDTFNQLLK; encoded by the coding sequence ATGAAATGGACAGACGACAGAGGCGGAAACGTTGATGACCGCCGTGGTTCCGGAGGTGGAAGTGGTGGTATGATCGTAGGAGGAGGACTTGGAACTTTAATTATAGCAGCCATTGTATTCTTTTTGGGAGGTGATCCATCCGGTATTTTGAATTCCGGTAGTATGCAGTCTTCTGGAAATCCTGGAGAACAAAGAGAGCTTACAGCCGGTGAAAAACAGATTGGAGAAATGGTCAAAATGATGGATGCATGGAATAGCCAGACCTGGAATCAGATTTTCACAGAAAATGGAATGACCTATACTGATCCCGGTATTGTTCTTTTTGAAAATACAACTTCTTCAGCATGTGGTACAGCTCAGTCTGCCATGGGACCATTCTATTGTCCTGCCGATCAGAAAGTCTATATGGATATGAGTTTTTTCGGTGAGCTTCAGCAAAAATTCGGGGCTAAAGTAACAGAGTTTACGGTAGCTTATGTTCTTGCACACGAAGTAGGACATCATGTTCAAACTCTTTTGGGAACTACTCAGAAAGTAGATGCGTTAAGAAGAAGCGGAAGATATTCCGAAGAACAGATGAACAGAGTATCTGTTGCTACAGAATTACAGGCAGATTTCTATGCCGGAGTCTGGGCAAAAAGAACCAATGACAGCAAACATATTCTTGAACCCGGAGATATTGAATCTGCCATAGATGCTGCAGAGGCAGTTGGCGATGATAATATTCAGAAAAGAGGCCAGGGATATGTAAATCAGGAAAGTTTTACTCATGGATCATCTGCACAACGTAAAGAATGGTTTATGAAAGGTTACAACACCGGAGATATCAGACAGGGAGATACTTTCAATCAACTTTTGAAATAA
- a CDS encoding alkaline phosphatase family protein — translation MFLRKIKPFLYLGVFYLIISLIIRTVFFLHPITTANFGFFEVVKVLLIGLVNDIFVFILASSILALYFLFLSNSKYKKPYGPIILGALVLFFLYIWLVPNNIFKQYGGSIMEIALVFVGIKTLFFGLMLFLPTQRTKIRNTLYFITLLLYVLLIIFNGVSEYFFYNEFGVRYNFIAVDYLIYTNEVIGNIMESYPVVPLFSGIMIVTLTITWFIYKKTKDELLELPDFKQKMVLLGSFMVLCALSALAIPSLMQIRSDNVFADEIEANGLPKFYWAFTHNELDYFQFYSQINQQQAEKNFLSQYPQQTLSRNIVAEQPEMKKNVVLISIESLSADFMEHYGNTQKITPFLDSLAEKSLMFTNLYATGNRTVRGLEALTLCIPPTAGESIIKRDDNKNKFTTGSVFKSKGYDVKFLYGGYSYFDNMQDFFGGNGYGIVDRNNFKPEEITFANVWGVSDEDMAKKAIQVMNAEAKSGKPFFNHWMTVSNHRPFTYPDGRIDIPGTAKSREGGVKYTDYSLKLFFDMAKKQDWYKNTVFVIIADHCASSAGKTELPMDKYRIPAMIFSEGFVQPQKFDALMSQIDVMPTLLGLLNFSYQSKFLGQDVFRQEFQPKAYVATYQDLGFIKDGHLTIISPVKKVKQYSLELEKSDLAPAFKLYYNEKLLKNPDQKLVDDAVSAYQSTSYWLKTKQLNR, via the coding sequence ATGTTTTTAAGAAAAATAAAACCGTTCCTATATTTAGGAGTTTTCTATCTTATTATTTCATTGATAATAAGAACAGTATTCTTTCTCCACCCTATTACCACAGCTAACTTTGGATTTTTCGAAGTTGTAAAAGTTCTGTTAATAGGTCTGGTGAATGATATTTTCGTTTTTATATTGGCCAGTTCTATTCTCGCACTTTACTTTCTCTTTCTGTCCAATTCAAAATATAAAAAACCTTATGGGCCTATTATTTTAGGAGCATTGGTTCTATTCTTTCTTTATATCTGGCTTGTTCCGAACAACATTTTCAAGCAATATGGAGGTTCTATCATGGAGATAGCACTTGTTTTTGTAGGAATAAAGACACTTTTCTTCGGATTGATGCTTTTCCTTCCTACTCAAAGAACTAAGATTCGTAATACCTTATATTTCATTACATTATTATTATACGTTCTTCTGATTATTTTCAACGGAGTAAGTGAATACTTCTTTTACAATGAATTTGGGGTTCGTTATAACTTTATTGCAGTAGATTATCTGATCTATACCAATGAAGTCATTGGAAATATCATGGAAAGTTATCCTGTAGTTCCATTATTTTCAGGAATAATGATCGTTACGCTTACCATCACATGGTTCATTTATAAAAAAACCAAAGATGAACTGCTGGAACTTCCTGATTTTAAACAAAAAATGGTTCTTCTGGGTAGTTTTATGGTACTTTGCGCTCTTAGTGCCCTTGCCATACCATCATTGATGCAAATCAGATCAGACAATGTTTTTGCAGATGAAATTGAAGCCAACGGACTTCCTAAGTTCTACTGGGCCTTTACTCATAATGAGCTGGATTACTTCCAGTTTTACTCACAGATCAATCAACAGCAGGCTGAAAAGAATTTTCTAAGCCAGTATCCACAGCAGACATTGTCAAGAAATATTGTTGCTGAGCAACCTGAAATGAAGAAAAATGTTGTATTGATTTCTATTGAAAGCCTTTCCGCAGATTTCATGGAACATTATGGTAATACACAAAAAATTACTCCTTTCCTGGACAGTCTTGCAGAGAAGTCATTGATGTTTACCAATCTTTATGCTACCGGAAACAGAACGGTACGCGGTCTTGAAGCCTTAACTCTTTGTATTCCTCCTACAGCTGGAGAAAGCATCATCAAAAGGGATGACAATAAAAACAAGTTTACAACCGGAAGCGTTTTCAAATCCAAAGGATATGATGTTAAGTTTTTATATGGCGGATACAGCTATTTTGATAATATGCAGGACTTCTTTGGCGGAAATGGCTACGGTATTGTAGACCGAAATAATTTTAAACCTGAAGAAATTACTTTTGCCAATGTTTGGGGTGTTTCTGATGAAGATATGGCTAAAAAAGCAATTCAGGTAATGAATGCTGAAGCTAAATCAGGGAAACCATTTTTCAATCACTGGATGACGGTTTCTAATCATAGACCATTTACTTATCCTGATGGAAGAATAGATATTCCGGGAACAGCGAAATCCCGTGAAGGCGGTGTAAAATATACAGACTACTCTCTTAAACTGTTCTTTGATATGGCTAAGAAACAAGACTGGTATAAAAACACAGTTTTTGTCATCATTGCAGACCACTGTGCATCCAGCGCCGGAAAAACGGAACTTCCGATGGATAAATACAGAATTCCTGCGATGATCTTTTCAGAAGGATTTGTTCAGCCTCAGAAATTTGATGCATTAATGTCTCAGATAGATGTTATGCCAACTCTTTTAGGATTATTAAATTTCAGCTATCAGTCTAAATTTTTGGGTCAGGATGTCTTCAGACAGGAATTCCAGCCAAAAGCTTATGTAGCAACCTATCAGGATCTTGGGTTTATAAAAGATGGACATTTAACCATTATTTCTCCGGTAAAAAAGGTAAAACAATATTCTTTGGAACTGGAAAAAAGTGATCTGGCTCCAGCTTTTAAGTTGTATTATAACGAAAAATTATTAAAAAATCCAGATCAGAAGCTGGTAGATGATGCTGTATCAGCATATCAGTCTACCTCATACTGGTTAAAAACGAAACAACTCAACAGATAA
- the ribH gene encoding 6,7-dimethyl-8-ribityllumazine synthase: protein MATVNLSDYKPLHITNVEDFSIGIVFSEWNDFVTYNLRDAALEILEKEGVKPENIKLFPVPGAFELNYASMQLCKERKYDAVISIGCVIRGETPHFDYVCSAVAQGIKDCNIMTDTPTIFCVLTDDTKEQSIARSGGDLGNKGVEAAVTALRMIDFKKKLSDKKGNIGFGHS, encoded by the coding sequence ATGGCAACAGTTAATCTTTCCGATTACAAGCCACTTCATATAACTAATGTCGAAGATTTTTCTATCGGCATTGTTTTTTCTGAGTGGAATGATTTTGTAACGTACAATCTTCGTGATGCAGCTTTGGAAATTCTTGAAAAAGAAGGGGTAAAACCTGAAAACATTAAACTTTTCCCTGTTCCCGGAGCTTTTGAACTCAACTATGCAAGCATGCAGCTTTGCAAAGAAAGAAAATATGATGCAGTAATTTCTATCGGATGTGTGATCCGCGGGGAAACGCCTCATTTTGACTATGTATGTTCTGCAGTAGCACAGGGAATCAAAGACTGTAACATTATGACTGACACCCCTACTATTTTCTGCGTATTAACAGATGATACAAAAGAGCAATCTATCGCAAGAAGTGGTGGTGACCTTGGAAATAAAGGTGTAGAAGCAGCCGTTACCGCTTTAAGAATGATTGATTTCAAAAAGAAATTATCTGATAAAAAAGGAAATATCGGTTTTGGACATTCTTAA
- a CDS encoding tetratricopeptide repeat protein codes for MAKLGKSAQNEQEGKETVEFFKDLDREALNTERFVEKYSKPLGFVFGALILAVLGFFAYKQFIVAPKNAEAVKSFLSAQKSLTEGKDKDALGGKSAANPGFVGTYNEYSSTKIGKLSSYNAGLLKFKEGKFQEAYDLLDQFSSDNKTLVAMKYGAMADAKSGLNKNDEALALLDKAATASDDPYTTYYFTRKAGIVALGLKKNAEAKKYFATIDEKYQDYDNGMSDSYIEMTKYY; via the coding sequence ATGGCAAAATTGGGAAAGAGTGCTCAGAACGAGCAAGAAGGTAAAGAAACGGTTGAGTTCTTTAAAGACCTTGATAGAGAAGCTTTAAACACTGAAAGATTTGTTGAAAAATATTCAAAGCCTCTAGGTTTTGTATTTGGGGCACTAATTTTAGCTGTTTTAGGATTCTTCGCTTACAAGCAATTTATAGTTGCTCCAAAGAACGCTGAAGCTGTGAAAAGTTTCCTTTCTGCTCAAAAAAGTCTTACTGAAGGTAAAGATAAAGATGCTTTGGGGGGAAAATCTGCAGCTAACCCAGGTTTTGTAGGTACATATAACGAATATTCTTCTACTAAAATTGGAAAACTTTCATCTTATAATGCCGGTTTATTAAAGTTCAAAGAAGGAAAATTCCAGGAAGCTTATGATCTTTTAGACCAATTTTCATCTGATAACAAAACTTTAGTAGCAATGAAATACGGAGCTATGGCAGATGCAAAATCAGGACTTAACAAAAATGATGAGGCTTTAGCTTTATTAGACAAAGCAGCTACTGCTTCTGATGATCCTTATACAACATATTACTTCACAAGAAAAGCAGGTATCGTTGCTCTAGGATTAAAGAAAAATGCAGAAGCTAAAAAATACTTCGCTACAATTGACGAGAAATATCAGGACTATGACAACGGAATGTCTGATTCTTATATTGAAATGACTAAATATTACTAA
- a CDS encoding adenine phosphoribosyltransferase — protein sequence MASAELIKNLEETIENIPDFPIPGIQFKDISPIFLDPKLYEDVIADLAAFSKGKVDAVCGIESRGYLFGIAIAVALEVPFILIRKAGKLPPPVISEKYDLEYGSAVIETREGQIKPGQRVLIHDDLLATGGTTEAAAKLVEKQGATVSQFSFLIGLKGLNGDEKLKKFGAEVYHILGY from the coding sequence ATGGCTTCAGCAGAACTGATCAAAAATTTAGAAGAAACAATTGAAAATATCCCTGATTTTCCGATTCCGGGAATACAGTTTAAGGATATTTCACCCATCTTTTTAGATCCAAAACTTTACGAAGATGTGATTGCAGATCTTGCAGCCTTCAGTAAAGGAAAAGTAGATGCAGTCTGCGGAATTGAAAGCCGTGGTTATTTGTTTGGAATCGCTATTGCCGTAGCATTGGAAGTTCCGTTCATTTTAATCAGAAAAGCCGGAAAACTTCCACCTCCTGTCATTTCAGAAAAATATGATCTGGAATACGGAAGTGCGGTAATTGAAACTCGCGAGGGACAAATAAAACCGGGACAAAGAGTTTTGATTCATGACGATCTTTTGGCAACAGGCGGAACGACAGAGGCAGCGGCAAAGTTGGTTGAAAAACAAGGAGCAACCGTTTCCCAGTTCAGTTTCCTTATCGGCTTAAAAGGCTTGAATGGTGATGAAAAGCTGAAAAAATTTGGTGCAGAAGTGTATCATATTTTAGGATATTAA
- a CDS encoding cytochrome c, translating to MKKNVLKITAVLGLTTVLLNSCGPKENTPLVYFPDMYFPVAYDPLMKAQDAYSDHENEIPAFVKNSGATGLAPVEGSVSQNKDGVFEESLLPKNVDEYNAGYDASKKLTVSPLNPANAAKDIERGKILFDHTCAACHGTGGDGQGPIVQSGAFSGVPNYADREITVGSVHYVLTNGRNAMGSYAGQLNAGDRWRVALYVMSAFKKGAAAPAAATAAAPATTETTTETKK from the coding sequence ATGAAAAAGAATGTATTAAAAATTACAGCAGTTTTAGGTTTAACAACGGTTTTACTTAACTCTTGCGGACCAAAGGAGAATACTCCGCTGGTATATTTCCCGGACATGTATTTTCCGGTAGCTTATGATCCATTGATGAAAGCACAGGATGCTTATTCAGATCATGAAAATGAAATTCCTGCTTTTGTTAAAAATAGTGGCGCAACAGGCCTTGCTCCTGTTGAAGGATCAGTTTCTCAAAATAAAGATGGCGTTTTTGAAGAAAGCTTACTACCTAAGAATGTTGACGAGTACAACGCTGGGTATGACGCTTCTAAAAAACTTACAGTATCTCCTCTAAACCCGGCTAATGCAGCTAAGGATATTGAAAGAGGAAAAATATTGTTTGATCACACTTGTGCGGCATGTCACGGAACAGGAGGTGATGGACAAGGACCTATCGTACAAAGTGGGGCATTCTCTGGAGTACCTAACTATGCAGACAGAGAAATTACTGTAGGATCTGTTCATTATGTATTAACAAACGGTAGAAATGCAATGGGATCTTATGCGGGACAATTGAACGCAGGAGACAGATGGAGAGTAGCATTGTATGTGATGAGTGCTTTCAAAAAAGGAGCAGCAGCACCGGCAGCAGCTACAGCGGCGGCACCAGCAACAACTGAAACGACTACCGAAACTAAAAAATAA
- a CDS encoding DUF3341 domain-containing protein, whose translation MSTTKIVYGLYADDDDLMNGVKAFNDKGIAINEVYTPFPVHGLDKALGLKKTRISDAAFLYALYGVTIGATVTWYVMNHDWPQNIGGKPAFDWAHNMPAFVVPMFELMVFCAAHMMSLTFLVRNKMYPGAPAQNPDPRTTDDKFMMEFVTEDVESVKQLLIETGVEEITVKDA comes from the coding sequence ATGAGCACCACTAAAATTGTATACGGACTTTATGCTGACGACGACGATTTAATGAACGGCGTTAAGGCATTCAACGATAAAGGAATCGCTATAAACGAAGTATATACTCCGTTTCCGGTTCACGGACTAGACAAAGCTTTAGGGTTAAAGAAAACCAGAATTTCTGATGCTGCATTCTTATATGCTCTTTACGGTGTTACTATCGGTGCTACTGTAACTTGGTATGTGATGAATCATGACTGGCCTCAGAATATCGGTGGTAAACCAGCTTTTGACTGGGCACACAACATGCCGGCATTCGTAGTTCCAATGTTCGAATTAATGGTATTCTGCGCTGCTCACATGATGTCTTTAACTTTCTTGGTTAGAAACAAAATGTATCCGGGAGCTCCTGCTCAGAACCCAGATCCGAGAACTACTGATGATAAATTCATGATGGAATTTGTAACTGAAGATGTAGAATCTGTAAAACAGTTGCTTATTGAAACTGGAGTTGAAGAAATAACTGTTAAAGACGCTTAA
- the nrfD gene encoding NrfD/PsrC family molybdoenzyme membrane anchor subunit, whose protein sequence is MSGHYEAPIREPLIIGHKTYHDITEDIARPIEERAGKLWWISLYAALVLFLYGFGCIAYTIGTGIGAWGLNRTINWGWDITNFVWWVGIGHAGTLISAVLLLFRQRWRMSVNRSAEAMTIFAVVQAAIFPVIHMGRVWVGYWVFPLPNQFGSLWGNFNSPLLWDVFAISTYFSVSTVFWFMGLIPDFAMIRDRAKTPWTKKIYTFLAFGWGGKAKHWQRFEELSLVLAGLATPLVFSVHTTVSFDFATSVIKGWHSTIYPPYFVAGAIFSGFAMVQTLLLIARKVCHLEEYITMYHIEIMNIVIVLTGGMVTVAYATEYFIGWYSGSRFEDFTYLSPGAAVGPYWWAFWSLIICNLVIPASFWFKRARTNIIWTFIVALIINIGMWFERFDIIVINLSRDYLPGSWTMFKPTIIDVGVYLGTIGFFSVLFLLYARTFPVIAQAELKSILKISGETYKAKEGDEHH, encoded by the coding sequence ATGTCAGGACATTACGAAGCTCCAATAAGGGAACCTCTAATTATTGGTCACAAAACTTATCACGATATTACAGAAGATATCGCACGACCTATCGAAGAAAGAGCAGGTAAATTATGGTGGATCTCACTATATGCTGCACTAGTTCTATTCCTCTATGGATTCGGCTGTATTGCGTACACTATCGGGACAGGTATTGGAGCATGGGGGCTTAACAGAACTATTAACTGGGGTTGGGATATCACCAACTTTGTATGGTGGGTAGGTATCGGTCACGCCGGGACCCTAATCTCAGCAGTATTATTATTATTTAGACAGAGATGGAGAATGTCTGTAAACAGATCTGCAGAGGCGATGACGATCTTTGCAGTTGTACAGGCAGCAATCTTCCCTGTAATTCACATGGGTAGAGTTTGGGTTGGATACTGGGTATTCCCTTTACCAAACCAATTCGGTTCTCTTTGGGGGAACTTCAACTCTCCTCTACTTTGGGACGTATTTGCGATCTCTACGTATTTCTCAGTATCAACTGTATTCTGGTTTATGGGATTAATCCCTGACTTTGCAATGATCAGAGATAGAGCTAAAACCCCTTGGACTAAGAAAATTTATACATTCCTTGCATTCGGTTGGGGTGGTAAAGCAAAACACTGGCAAAGATTCGAAGAACTTTCTTTGGTTCTTGCAGGTTTGGCAACTCCACTTGTATTCTCAGTACACACTACCGTATCTTTTGACTTCGCAACTTCAGTTATTAAAGGATGGCACTCAACAATCTACCCTCCTTACTTCGTAGCTGGTGCGATCTTCTCAGGATTTGCAATGGTACAGACACTATTGTTAATTGCAAGAAAAGTTTGTCACTTAGAAGAATATATTACCATGTATCATATCGAAATTATGAACATCGTAATCGTTCTTACAGGTGGTATGGTAACCGTAGCTTATGCTACAGAATATTTCATCGGATGGTACTCAGGATCTAGATTTGAAGATTTCACATATCTTTCTCCAGGTGCCGCTGTAGGACCTTACTGGTGGGCATTCTGGTCATTGATTATCTGTAACCTTGTGATTCCTGCTTCATTCTGGTTCAAAAGAGCAAGAACGAATATTATCTGGACATTCATTGTTGCATTAATCATCAACATCGGTATGTGGTTTGAGCGTTTTGATATCATCGTTATCAACCTTTCAAGAGACTACTTACCAGGATCATGGACAATGTTTAAGCCAACGATCATTGATGTGGGTGTATATTTGGGAACTATCGGATTCTTCTCTGTATTATTCTTATTATACGCAAGAACATTCCCTGTAATTGCACAGGCTGAATTAAAATCGATTTTGAAAATCTCAGGTGAAACTTATAAAGCAAAAGAAGGAGATGAGCACCACTAA